From Anopheles funestus chromosome 3RL, idAnoFuneDA-416_04, whole genome shotgun sequence, a single genomic window includes:
- the LOC125770123 gene encoding NADH dehydrogenase [ubiquinone] 1 alpha subcomplex subunit 8 produces the protein MVVTKDTFLPTEEELTVPEINLSGPALRAGAFHMGKYCEAQNNEFMLCRQELDDPRACVNEGKAVTNCAFEFFRKLKKTCAQEFTQYANCLDKSSGDLNFKHCRKTQGVYDKCVLDNMQLERPDYGYFCRAKVHATERPPPPKKEKTVYPDATPGLPEDYPRPDARYGSRFHWLN, from the exons ATGGTTGTAACGAAAGATACGTTCCTGCCAACGGAGGAAGAACTTACGGTGCCGGAGATCAACCTATCCGGACCAGCACTTCGTGCCGGTGCTTTCCATATGGGAAAGTACTGTGAGGCTCAAAATAAT GAGTTCATGTTATGCCGCCAAGAATTGGACGACCCGAGGGCGTGTGTGAATGAGGGCAAAGCGGTCACCAACTGTGCGTTCGAGTTCTTCCGAAAGCTAAAGAAGACGTGTGCTCAGGAGTTTACGCAGTACGCCAACTGTCTCGATAAAAGCAGTGGCGATTTGAATTTCAAGCA CTGCCGCAAGACGCAGGGCGTTTACGATAAGTGTGTTCTGGACAATATGCAACTGGAGCGTCCCGATTATGGATATTTCTGCCGCGCTAAGGTTCACGCCACGGAACGTCCTCCACCAccgaagaaagagaaaacggTATATCCGGATGCGACACCAGGATTGCCGGAAGATTATCCTCGACCTGATGCCAGATACGGATCTCGCTTCCATTGGCTGAACTAG
- the LOC125770118 gene encoding uncharacterized protein LOC125770118 isoform X2 — MLNVLKPLIVSQYTPSPQEMNHLYFYYILGVINFRYDTRRQTFTSSKTITMLKVMVHLFVPNAVLLWITIIGQTGIWLTVPSVHITVFFLRITFTVLTMNVNILLNYYFTGKKQMALLNECQAHFRAVKFFNEAGTKPSFRGSQIALVIFLLHYINYELNQYTYVVLYNEKWPEFTFYVMVYFIEMITVMNVLYYDSVIDVMRESVRMDCMQLTKCMEQNLKYGSGSLGDSYWWRTIEHFYNRVLSTHRQRKDYCRAFRLQLATSALTTFIVSFSIFYTNLNSILSYKHEGLLEKYKRVTESLGFFSQLGVVLIICHHATKLNCEQRCLARLIIEAQSKLTKRSSNMKRGDMYNSRIFILQHEMKISPYDLFEIDMEYFFGMVAAIITYLVVLLQFRDIEFG; from the exons ATGCTAAATGTTCTTAAACCGCTAATAGTTTCCCAATACACGCCATCACCGCAAGAGATGAACCATTTATATTTCTACTACATTTTAGGAGTGATAAACTTCCGATATGACACAAGAAGGCAAACATTCACCAGCAGTAAGACGATCACAATGCTTAAAGTGATGGTTCATTTGTTTGTACCGAATGCGGTGCTGCTGTGGATTACCATAATCGGTCAAACGGGAATATGGCTTACCGTGCCTTCGGTCCATATAACCGTGTTTTTCTTGCGCATCACTTTCACAGTGTTAACGATGAACGTGAACATACTGTTAAACTATTATTTTACCGGTAAAAAACAGATGGCTCTGTTGAATGAGTGCCAGGCACATTTTCGTGCAGTTAAATTCTTCAACGAAGCCGGCACAAAACCTTCGTTTCGTGGTTCACAGATCGCGCTGGTCATTTTCTTGTTGCACTATATCAACTATGAACTAAACCAGTACACGTACGTAGTGCTGTACAACGAGAAATGGCCTGAGTTTACATTTTACGTCATGGTTTACTTTATCGAAATGATAACGGTAATGAATGTGCTTTACTACGATTCTGTGATCGACGTGATGCGTGAAAGCGTGCGGATGGACTGCATGCAATTGACGAAGTGCATGGAGCAGAATCTTAAATATGGGTCCGGTAGTTTGGGCGATTCCTATTGGTGGCGTACGATCGAACATTTTTACAACCGTGTGCTAAGCACTCATAGACAAAGGAAAGATTATTGTCGAGCGTTTCGCTTGCAGCTAGCGACAAGCGCACTGACCACGttcattgtttcgttttccatATTTTACACTAATCTGAACAGTATCCTCTCTTATAAGCACGAAGGCTTACTAGAAAAATATAAGCGAGTAACCGAGAGTTTGGGGTTCTTCTCGCAGTTGGGTGTTGTGCTAATTATTTGCCACCATGCTACCAAGCTCAACTGTGAG CAACGTTGCTTGGCGCGTTTAATTATTGAAGCTCAGTCGAAGTTGACAAAACGCTCATCAAACATG AAACGTGGCGATATGTATAACAGcagaatttttattcttcagcATGAGATGAAAATTTCACCTTACGATCTGTTTGAAATCGACATGGAGTACTTCTTTGGA ATGGTGGCAGCAATCATTACGTACCTGGTGGTATTGCTTCAGTTTCGTGATATCGAATTTGGTTGA
- the LOC125770118 gene encoding uncharacterized protein LOC125770118 isoform X1, translated as MLNVLKPLIVSQYTPSPQEMNHLYFYYILGVINFRYDTRRQTFTSSKTITMLKVMVHLFVPNAVLLWITIIGQTGIWLTVPSVHITVFFLRITFTVLTMNVNILLNYYFTGKKQMALLNECQAHFRAVKFFNEAGTKPSFRGSQIALVIFLLHYINYELNQYTYVVLYNEKWPEFTFYVMVYFIEMITVMNVLYYDSVIDVMRESVRMDCMQLTKCMEQNLKYGSGSLGDSYWWRTIEHFYNRVLSTHRQRKDYCRAFRLQLATSALTTFIVSFSIFYTNLNSILSYKHEGLLEKYKRVTESLGFFSQLGVVLIICHHATKLNCEQRCLARLIIEAQSKLTKRSSNMVRLLQHNLRFPFKMVIVMFYIHFQKRGDMYNSRIFILQHEMKISPYDLFEIDMEYFFGMVAAIITYLVVLLQFRDIEFG; from the exons ATGCTAAATGTTCTTAAACCGCTAATAGTTTCCCAATACACGCCATCACCGCAAGAGATGAACCATTTATATTTCTACTACATTTTAGGAGTGATAAACTTCCGATATGACACAAGAAGGCAAACATTCACCAGCAGTAAGACGATCACAATGCTTAAAGTGATGGTTCATTTGTTTGTACCGAATGCGGTGCTGCTGTGGATTACCATAATCGGTCAAACGGGAATATGGCTTACCGTGCCTTCGGTCCATATAACCGTGTTTTTCTTGCGCATCACTTTCACAGTGTTAACGATGAACGTGAACATACTGTTAAACTATTATTTTACCGGTAAAAAACAGATGGCTCTGTTGAATGAGTGCCAGGCACATTTTCGTGCAGTTAAATTCTTCAACGAAGCCGGCACAAAACCTTCGTTTCGTGGTTCACAGATCGCGCTGGTCATTTTCTTGTTGCACTATATCAACTATGAACTAAACCAGTACACGTACGTAGTGCTGTACAACGAGAAATGGCCTGAGTTTACATTTTACGTCATGGTTTACTTTATCGAAATGATAACGGTAATGAATGTGCTTTACTACGATTCTGTGATCGACGTGATGCGTGAAAGCGTGCGGATGGACTGCATGCAATTGACGAAGTGCATGGAGCAGAATCTTAAATATGGGTCCGGTAGTTTGGGCGATTCCTATTGGTGGCGTACGATCGAACATTTTTACAACCGTGTGCTAAGCACTCATAGACAAAGGAAAGATTATTGTCGAGCGTTTCGCTTGCAGCTAGCGACAAGCGCACTGACCACGttcattgtttcgttttccatATTTTACACTAATCTGAACAGTATCCTCTCTTATAAGCACGAAGGCTTACTAGAAAAATATAAGCGAGTAACCGAGAGTTTGGGGTTCTTCTCGCAGTTGGGTGTTGTGCTAATTATTTGCCACCATGCTACCAAGCTCAACTGTGAG CAACGTTGCTTGGCGCGTTTAATTATTGAAGCTCAGTCGAAGTTGACAAAACGCTCATCAAACATGGTAAGATTACTTCAGCATAACCTGCGTTTTCCATTTAAAATGGTGATTGTAATGTTTTACATCCATTTCCAGAAACGTGGCGATATGTATAACAGcagaatttttattcttcagcATGAGATGAAAATTTCACCTTACGATCTGTTTGAAATCGACATGGAGTACTTCTTTGGA ATGGTGGCAGCAATCATTACGTACCTGGTGGTATTGCTTCAGTTTCGTGATATCGAATTTGGTTGA
- the LOC125770125 gene encoding 39S ribosomal protein L54, mitochondrial — MSGLIGSLVPLFRRSFLQLTATRTYATPKAGGALGGSKKKKLGKLGPTVEKKVIPVETDTARLVNYVCGSNIMKQGEDVKIQPDTEYPEWLWKLHVGAPLTLEEMDPNTKAYWRKLRRMGLQRNNKLAKLKKF; from the exons ATGAGTGGCCTGATCGGAAGTTTGGTTCCATTGTTCAGACGCAGCTTTCTACAGCTGACCGCCACACGAACTTACGCAACACCAAAGGCTGGCG GTGCATTGGGCggatcgaaaaagaaaaaacttgGAAAACTTGGTCCAACGGTGGAGAAAAAAGTAATCCCCGTCGAAACAGACACAGCACGGCTGGTAAATTATGTGTGCGGCAGTAACATAATGAAACAGGGTGAAGATGTAAAAATTCAACCAGACACAGAATATCCCGAGTGGTTGTGGAAGTTACATGTAGGTGCCCCACTTACGCTCGAAGAAATGGATCCCAACACGAAAGCATACTGGCGAAAGCTAAGACGAATGGGGCTACAGCGCAATAATAAGTTAGCGAAGCTAAAAAAGTTCTAA
- the LOC125770122 gene encoding uncharacterized protein LOC125770122, giving the protein MFRRVALAITLIFYVQAAEDWAGQWFPNAPKALALEAGGTETVKTVANELPVDEVKQKKSSRVAMGIENPDCDDAKHGLAMDFDPYNVTHSTVYMCLEPKADYKGDYNMDAVITEHNVPSAYVADHRCMNSSIEYVERIPTYGTHRPLWPKYGEYKYVPPQRWLHSSEHGAVIALYHPCANKQQVDELKHIVKDCLYRHVITPSQLPNKDRPFALVTWHATLEFSVLERTIVESFIEKYALKGPEQTHRDGQYEHLLLEAAKLVSTIDDSVLCPKKQRD; this is encoded by the exons ATGTTCCGGCGGGTAGCGCTAGCTATTACGCTGATATTCTATGTACAGGCTGCTGAAG ATTGGGCAGGACAATGGTTTCCCAATGCACCAAAAGCACTTGCCTTGGAGGCAGGTGGAACCGAAACAGTGAAAACAGTGGCCAATGAACTTCCGGTAGACGAAGTCAAGCAGAAAAAATCGTCGCGAGTTGCCATGGGAATTGAAAATCCGGATTGTGATGATGCGAAGCACGGTCTGGCGATGGATTTCGATCCGTACAATGTGACGCATTCTACAGTTTATATGTGTCTAGAGCCGAAAGCGGACTACAAAGGCGATTACAACATGGATGCTGTTATCACGGAACACAATGTACCGTCTGCGTACGTGGCCGATCATCGGTGTATGAACAGTAGCATAGAATATGTGGAACGGATTCCTACTTA TGGAACGCACCGTCCGCTTTGGCCGAAGTATGGGGAATACAA atATGTTCCTCCACAGCGATGGCTACACAGTAGTGAGCACGGGGCAGTAATTGCACTCTACCATCCATGCGCCAATAAGCAACAA GTGGATGAATTAAAGCATATAGTAAAGGATTGTCTTTATCGGCACGTGATAACACCTTCGCAGCTCCCAAACAAAGACCGTCCATTTGCACTCGTCACTTGGCACGCAACGCTGGAGTTTTCTGTACTCGAGCGTACCATTGTGGAATCGTTTATCGAAAAATATGCATTAAAGGGACCGGAACAGACACACCGCGATGGCCAATACGAGCATCTATTACTGGAAGCAGCTAAACTGGTATCAACGATTGATGATAGTGTCCTATGTCCTAAGAAACAACGAGACTAA